The region TTTGTTTTTGAATTTAGTGACACAAGCACAAGCCAGCATCGCTGACAGTAAAGACCGCGACATTGTCGTGGCAATCATCGACACTGGTATTGATATCAATCACCCGTTGTTGCGTGATCATCTGTGGGTCAATCCCCAGGAAGAGAAAAACACTTTAGATGATGATGGCAATGGATATGCCGATGACCTCCATGGATGGAATTTTGCTTCTAACAACCGCGATATCTCGGACAATCACGGGCATGGAACTCATGTCGCTGGCATTATTCTGCAAAAGGCGAAAACACATCGTGTGAAGTTCATGATCCTAAAATACTATGATCCTCTTCAGTCAGGGGATGACAACTTGCTGGCGACGGTGAAAGCCATTCGCTATGCAACGAAAATGAAGGCAGACATTATCAACTATTCAGGTGGTGGCGACTCAAGAAGCCCGCTGGAAGAAGCTGCTATTCGTGACGCGCAAAAACAGGGAATCGTTTTTGTCGCGGCGGCCGGCAATGAAGGGCGCGACACCGACCGCGTCGGCTACTATCCAGCGGGCTACCGATTGAGCAATATCATT is a window of Bdellovibrio sp. ArHS DNA encoding:
- a CDS encoding S8 family peptidase, with amino-acid sequence MMTRTLPQKILVLLLFLNLVTQAQASIADSKDRDIVVAIIDTGIDINHPLLRDHLWVNPQEEKNTLDDDGNGYADDLHGWNFASNNRDISDNHGHGTHVAGIILQKAKTHRVKFMILKYYDPLQSGDDNLLATVKAIRYATKMKADIINYSGGGDSRSPLEEAAIRDAQKQGIVFVAAAGNEGRDTDRVGYYPAGYRLSNIISVAAIDSRKRLLASSNYGSKSVDIAAPGKNVFSSLPGGRYGFMTGTSQATAWVSGLVASLLARTEKSLSPEDIKRYLEKSATKDRFLTKKIRSQARIAALATLQTTP